One region of Sulfitobacter sp. BSw21498 genomic DNA includes:
- the qatB gene encoding Qat anti-phage system associated protein QatB, producing MGTSSSYGGPSSGLVPDWVDGVDSGMGGDATDQDGGGGSDTENPTPTDGDDAGTPQTLPAVAPPGGKFAYPRGQFTRFTNGGGNKSLGRALKGYVSAAGGGAGATRRMPHSTRVASGVAGLASAVATDGAEAALARFNLQDLAGRPAVEVLEAVAEVICPDGGTIDESIARDAMLEAIAEVAEDDPGAFDELSTDQLDEFLCDVITRSIVTKVLNEIGTNALHGSASDADFREAERITRDFTQGRVRDALGNRFDAGSRPTQSEIDRSISDVYADTFDMLGAVLETMQ from the coding sequence ATGGGAACGTCGAGTTCATATGGTGGCCCATCATCCGGCCTTGTCCCAGACTGGGTCGATGGTGTCGATTCGGGTATGGGGGGAGACGCGACCGATCAAGACGGAGGCGGCGGTTCTGACACCGAAAATCCTACACCGACCGACGGCGATGACGCTGGCACGCCACAGACGTTGCCCGCTGTAGCGCCTCCCGGCGGCAAGTTCGCCTATCCTCGGGGACAGTTCACCCGATTTACCAATGGGGGCGGGAACAAGTCTCTCGGACGCGCACTAAAGGGTTACGTCAGCGCCGCGGGGGGCGGTGCCGGGGCCACGCGGCGAATGCCGCACTCAACTCGGGTAGCATCCGGTGTCGCCGGGCTCGCGAGCGCGGTCGCGACTGACGGTGCCGAGGCGGCACTAGCCCGATTTAATCTTCAAGACCTCGCAGGCCGTCCCGCCGTAGAGGTCCTCGAGGCCGTGGCGGAGGTCATCTGTCCTGATGGTGGAACGATTGATGAGTCGATCGCTCGCGACGCGATGCTCGAAGCAATCGCAGAGGTTGCAGAAGATGATCCCGGCGCGTTTGATGAGCTATCTACGGATCAACTCGACGAATTCCTATGTGACGTGATCACCCGAAGCATTGTGACAAAGGTTCTCAACGAGATTGGGACGAACGCGTTGCACGGGTCAGCGTCTGATGCCGATTTTCGAGAGGCTGAGCGGATTACCCGAGATTTTACGCAGGGGAGGGTGAGGGATGCGCTCGGGAACAGGTTCGATGCTGGATCACGTCCGACGCAATCCGAAATTGATAGAAGCATTTCTGATGTCTATGCCGATACATTCGACATGCTAGGCGCAGTTCTGGAGACCATGCAATGA
- the qatC gene encoding Qat anti-phage system QueC-like protein QatC codes for MRRNIFVRLGHQDDEPAQDTADIIIDMIDSFGDLDRGLGQLLERLFKLGATPSEAAVDLMIVATAVYAADTGVSRERYADDGWTRMIDLNVAVSEPGLWRKQQDHLSRMLQFLTGDHWGFTFRDRPNDLQSFTKQPEEMDLTDFTQVSLFSGGLDSLIGAIDLLASGQRPLLVSHYWDGEASSAQRQLLEVLKDRHGDAFESVRAYIGFRKSDFAEAGSDNNQRARSFLFYSLAVVAADAVASTNKVLIPENGLIALNVPMDAHRLGSLSTRTAHPHFIRSMSELVNALGVDVTLENPYRFKTKGEMARQCLDRDLLAELAPASMSCSHPAQVRFESAPPQHCGRCVPCLIRRASLAAGLDEADTTTYFLDDLKKGVLNSKSADGKNIRSFMFAAENLRKNPSRARFLVQKPGPLGRDDLDAYVDVYRRGMNEVSEILKGVRTKHV; via the coding sequence ATGAGACGTAATATCTTTGTACGCCTAGGCCATCAGGACGACGAACCTGCTCAAGACACCGCTGATATCATCATCGATATGATCGATAGTTTTGGTGATCTCGACAGGGGGTTGGGCCAGCTATTGGAACGACTCTTCAAGTTAGGCGCGACACCGAGCGAAGCTGCGGTCGATTTAATGATCGTCGCGACCGCAGTATATGCGGCCGACACCGGCGTCTCGCGGGAACGGTACGCCGATGACGGCTGGACGCGTATGATTGATCTCAACGTCGCAGTGTCGGAACCAGGCCTCTGGCGGAAACAGCAGGACCATTTATCCAGAATGCTTCAATTCTTGACTGGTGATCATTGGGGTTTCACGTTTCGCGATCGACCAAACGACCTCCAATCCTTCACGAAGCAACCTGAGGAGATGGATCTTACGGACTTTACGCAAGTGAGTCTGTTCTCTGGCGGATTGGACAGCCTCATCGGGGCGATCGACCTCCTGGCTTCGGGACAGCGACCGCTCCTGGTCAGCCACTACTGGGACGGAGAGGCATCAAGTGCGCAACGGCAACTACTCGAAGTATTGAAGGACCGTCACGGCGATGCCTTCGAATCTGTCCGGGCCTATATAGGATTCCGGAAGTCGGACTTTGCAGAGGCCGGGAGCGACAACAACCAAAGGGCGCGATCCTTCCTCTTCTACAGCCTCGCCGTGGTTGCGGCCGACGCGGTCGCCTCTACCAACAAGGTGCTTATCCCCGAAAACGGTTTGATCGCCCTCAATGTGCCTATGGATGCCCATCGGCTCGGATCACTGAGCACGCGCACGGCCCACCCGCATTTCATTCGGTCGATGTCCGAATTGGTAAATGCTCTGGGCGTCGACGTGACATTGGAAAACCCTTATCGATTCAAGACGAAGGGGGAGATGGCCAGACAGTGTTTGGATCGCGACCTGCTTGCCGAGTTGGCACCCGCCTCGATGTCATGTTCCCATCCGGCACAAGTGCGATTTGAGAGCGCACCTCCCCAGCACTGTGGTCGTTGCGTCCCGTGCCTGATCCGTCGCGCGTCGCTCGCTGCTGGGCTCGATGAAGCGGATACAACTACCTATTTTCTCGATGATCTTAAGAAAGGGGTCTTGAACTCGAAATCGGCGGACGGGAAGAACATCAGATCCTTCATGTTTGCTGCCGAAAACCTGCGGAAAAATCCAAGCCGGGCAAGGTTTCTAGTGCAAAAACCTGGGCCGCTGGGCCGCGATGATCTGGACGCTTACGTCGACGTGTATCGCCGGGGCATGAATGAAGTCTCGGAGATCCTTAAGGGTGTTAGGACGAAGCATGTCTGA
- the qatD gene encoding Qat anti-phage system TatD family nuclease QatD → MSDEDASGPVDFHCHLDLCQDMRAAYTRCESARCFTLAVTTTPKAFARNKSMARDSHFVRAALGIHPQLVAERASELSLFEELASSTRFIGEVGLDAGRRFYPSFERQKLVFESVLALCTRLGDKVISIHSVRTAKQVLDVVERTGAYRTCVPVLHWFNASESEIRRALELGCYFSVNEQMLQSPRGRILLDTVPIERVLTETDAPFQSDEFGGRYPGDVTGAIRLIADAYGEDHAVTSDRIRRTAKQLLTG, encoded by the coding sequence ATGTCTGATGAGGATGCGTCCGGTCCCGTCGACTTTCATTGTCATCTCGATCTCTGTCAGGACATGCGGGCGGCATATACGCGCTGTGAGTCCGCTCGGTGCTTCACACTCGCGGTCACCACGACACCGAAAGCGTTTGCCCGGAATAAGAGCATGGCGCGTGATAGTCACTTTGTACGCGCCGCCCTCGGCATACACCCGCAGTTGGTCGCTGAGAGGGCGTCGGAACTCTCCCTCTTCGAAGAGCTCGCGTCCTCGACCAGGTTTATAGGCGAAGTTGGCCTCGATGCCGGCCGCCGGTTCTATCCATCCTTCGAACGCCAGAAGCTGGTGTTCGAAAGCGTGTTGGCGCTGTGTACGAGGCTCGGCGATAAGGTCATTAGTATTCACAGTGTCCGGACTGCCAAACAGGTTCTTGACGTCGTCGAACGGACAGGCGCGTATCGCACCTGTGTCCCGGTGCTTCACTGGTTTAACGCGTCTGAATCAGAGATCAGGCGTGCTCTCGAACTGGGCTGCTATTTTTCTGTCAACGAGCAGATGTTGCAGTCTCCGAGGGGGCGGATCCTGCTTGATACCGTCCCTATCGAACGCGTCCTCACTGAAACGGATGCCCCATTCCAGTCCGATGAGTTTGGCGGCAGATATCCGGGTGACGTCACTGGAGCCATCCGATTGATTGCAGATGCATATGGCGAGGATCACGCGGTGACCTCAGATCGGATCAGACGAACGGCAAAGCAGCTGTTGACCGGTTGA
- a CDS encoding LA2681 family HEPN domain-containing protein, whose product MSSDNIKQLYNLRENDPQKAIELARVPGPGPGEREAAAVVLVDCGDAVGDFASVSQGVEIFNELVESGGSDAALSYNLANALQVRARLAYGPVSPISGQAFEDSFRARVRFGEVLRDGIASPELKSQALTNIGILLLDTSRWVEGLDCFQRALEALPRNGVAAYQEMRHSMGLAGLFHRQHETYQTYCHIDTLLQRIRRLSDVVFSNQDVIIDFSGRDVLRTVIDAANDAAKIESVPRKAIENRYFAFIDAEGLALSLCCSVEEYEAGRFDLLTIPSIRAKESDEHCVPEVFAMINVMKSDYAFARQVYYDVREYDVETPYLETTSHADTLDYAVYGVRYSALTSAQRIAFDLLDKIAVALACYLGLKKAYKSSFADVWGRTGKGGIFQLHDEISAHLRAGNPGLIALFNIYHDISKDESRGDGFMQAHKSYRNSSTHRFSVFHDDMFSEDTSSASLAVDHTHLNRFDRLTLDSLKLARAALFYFVDTINFAEGAHRDREGAIVLSSKVPDHDYIRGR is encoded by the coding sequence ATGTCTTCTGACAATATCAAACAACTGTACAACTTGCGGGAAAACGATCCTCAAAAAGCGATTGAGCTCGCGCGTGTTCCGGGTCCCGGACCGGGAGAGAGGGAGGCCGCAGCAGTTGTCCTCGTCGATTGCGGTGACGCCGTCGGTGACTTTGCCTCTGTGAGCCAAGGCGTCGAGATCTTTAACGAGCTTGTGGAATCTGGTGGGTCCGATGCGGCTCTCTCTTACAATCTCGCAAATGCCTTGCAAGTACGTGCCCGGCTAGCATATGGGCCCGTATCTCCGATCTCAGGCCAGGCTTTCGAAGACAGTTTTCGGGCAAGAGTTCGGTTCGGAGAGGTGTTGCGCGATGGCATAGCATCTCCGGAGCTAAAATCTCAAGCGCTGACAAATATAGGTATTCTTCTATTGGATACATCTCGTTGGGTCGAAGGCCTGGATTGCTTTCAGCGAGCGCTCGAGGCGCTGCCACGGAACGGTGTCGCAGCATATCAAGAAATGCGGCATTCAATGGGACTGGCCGGGCTCTTTCACCGACAGCACGAGACTTATCAAACCTACTGTCACATTGATACGCTCCTCCAGCGTATACGTCGGCTCTCCGACGTCGTGTTCTCAAACCAGGACGTAATCATCGATTTTTCCGGGAGGGACGTATTGCGAACTGTGATCGACGCCGCGAACGATGCCGCGAAGATCGAGTCTGTCCCTCGAAAGGCGATTGAAAATCGCTATTTCGCATTCATTGACGCGGAGGGATTGGCGCTGTCGCTCTGTTGCAGCGTCGAAGAGTACGAAGCCGGTCGGTTCGATTTGTTGACGATTCCGTCGATAAGGGCAAAGGAGTCGGATGAGCACTGTGTCCCAGAAGTTTTCGCTATGATTAATGTGATGAAATCAGACTACGCGTTCGCGCGGCAAGTTTACTATGACGTCAGAGAGTATGATGTGGAGACGCCATATTTGGAGACGACCTCTCACGCGGACACTTTAGACTACGCCGTCTACGGTGTCCGTTATTCGGCTCTGACGAGTGCGCAACGCATCGCGTTCGACCTACTCGACAAGATCGCCGTCGCCCTGGCGTGCTATCTTGGACTGAAGAAAGCATACAAGTCGAGCTTTGCGGACGTTTGGGGTAGGACTGGAAAGGGCGGAATCTTCCAGCTGCACGATGAGATATCCGCCCATCTAAGAGCTGGTAATCCCGGCTTGATCGCGCTGTTTAACATCTACCATGACATCTCGAAGGATGAGAGCCGCGGAGATGGATTCATGCAGGCCCACAAGAGCTACAGGAACAGCTCGACGCATCGCTTCTCCGTCTTCCATGATGACATGTTTTCCGAAGACACGTCCTCTGCCTCCTTGGCGGTTGATCATACGCATCTAAACAGGTTTGATCGCCTAACCCTCGATTCACTGAAACTCGCACGCGCGGCCCTTTTCTACTTCGTGGATACGATCAACTTTGCCGAGGGCGCGCATCGAGACAGAGAAGGCGCTATAGTCCTCTCTTCGAAAGTTCCCGATCATGACTACATTCGAGGTCGATAG
- a CDS encoding ImmA/IrrE family metallo-endopeptidase has translation MAHKFKHGFKAEAERYAEEFRGELNLEPHAPLCPRKLAKHLGVPIFGIKKNSCLPPEIPNYWASHPDDPFSGLIISDGSYREIHHNDFNHPRRQNSDLAHELAHVILGHDMDVPIKENGERAFDRNIEEEAKWFGATLLLPKKATVFMVMNRYSRAQIEDEYQVSWQLYQYRVGVTDAVRASKNMRRKNVA, from the coding sequence ATGGCGCACAAGTTTAAGCACGGATTCAAGGCAGAGGCAGAGCGATACGCCGAAGAGTTTCGAGGTGAACTGAACCTCGAGCCACATGCGCCCCTGTGTCCGAGAAAACTCGCCAAACATCTGGGCGTTCCAATATTTGGGATTAAGAAAAACAGCTGCCTTCCACCAGAGATTCCAAATTACTGGGCCAGCCATCCCGATGATCCCTTCTCGGGGTTGATCATCTCTGACGGTAGCTACAGGGAAATCCATCACAACGATTTTAATCACCCACGCCGACAGAATTCAGATTTGGCCCACGAGCTTGCTCACGTCATCTTAGGACACGACATGGACGTTCCAATCAAAGAGAACGGCGAGCGCGCCTTTGATCGCAATATTGAAGAAGAGGCCAAGTGGTTCGGTGCGACACTTCTGTTACCCAAAAAGGCAACAGTTTTCATGGTTATGAATAGGTATTCAAGAGCCCAGATTGAGGATGAATACCAAGTTAGCTGGCAACTTTATCAATATCGAGTTGGTGTAACTGACGCGGTGCGGGCATCGAAGAACATGCGTCGAAAGAATGTCGCGTAA
- a CDS encoding helix-turn-helix domain-containing protein, with protein sequence MSNFFDAEGFYAALDAIRRDREVSWKKVAEKAKVSASTLTRMGQGKRPDVDSLAALASWSSLDVSQFYRTETMTRSQKDTLAEITTLLRADRNIKGEDAQTMELMIKTLYEDMRKRRADGAQV encoded by the coding sequence ATGTCGAATTTTTTTGATGCTGAAGGATTCTATGCGGCCCTCGACGCCATCAGACGCGACCGGGAGGTATCTTGGAAGAAAGTTGCAGAAAAAGCCAAGGTGTCTGCCTCGACGCTTACCCGCATGGGACAAGGGAAACGCCCCGACGTTGATAGCCTCGCGGCACTCGCCTCGTGGTCAAGCCTTGATGTGAGCCAATTCTATCGGACCGAAACGATGACACGATCGCAAAAGGATACCTTAGCCGAGATCACAACACTCTTGCGGGCCGACAGGAACATCAAGGGTGAAGACGCCCAAACGATGGAACTGATGATTAAGACGCTGTATGAAGACATGAGGAAACGTAGGGCGGATGGCGCACAAGTTTAA
- a CDS encoding tyrosine-type recombinase/integrase produces MPHLDHTAFVNACRDERGVGHHTLRAYAQDLRTFARFTKERHLTDPLSKDDILAYHRHLRDDLEAKPATIERRLVTLKSYFAWCADRNSALPSPFVDVRISVRIPRRLPRPIERDTLKAVLHAETELTRAQPSDQAFAADQKVTILMIKLLIVTGLRISELTNLKIRDVSTDAAQMIVRGKGNRERIVFVPNAELQDAFRRYCMFCAEHGSLKSPLFLNALGRRLRSQTFRKRLRMLSHRLGIVPHLTPHRFRHSAATLLIEEGSDIRIVQALLGHASLRTTEIYVRVSNTALRRALERANVLNALVE; encoded by the coding sequence ATGCCCCATCTCGATCACACCGCTTTCGTCAATGCCTGCCGCGATGAACGCGGCGTCGGACATCACACGCTGCGGGCCTATGCCCAGGATCTGCGCACCTTCGCGCGCTTCACCAAGGAGCGTCATCTCACCGATCCGCTGTCGAAAGACGACATCCTTGCCTACCACCGTCATCTGCGCGATGATCTAGAGGCCAAGCCCGCAACCATCGAGCGGCGGCTGGTCACCCTCAAGTCGTACTTTGCCTGGTGCGCGGATCGGAACAGCGCCCTGCCCTCTCCGTTTGTGGACGTCCGCATCTCAGTTCGGATCCCGCGGCGCCTGCCGCGCCCGATTGAACGCGACACGTTGAAAGCTGTCTTGCACGCGGAAACTGAGCTGACCAGGGCGCAGCCTTCTGACCAGGCTTTCGCCGCAGATCAGAAAGTTACAATCCTGATGATCAAGCTGTTGATTGTGACGGGTCTGCGGATCAGCGAGCTGACCAACCTGAAGATACGCGATGTCTCAACCGACGCGGCACAGATGATTGTGCGCGGCAAAGGCAACAGGGAGCGCATCGTCTTTGTGCCAAACGCAGAGTTGCAGGACGCGTTCCGACGCTACTGCATGTTTTGCGCTGAACACGGGTCCCTGAAATCGCCGCTCTTCCTGAATGCGTTGGGCCGCCGGCTCCGGTCGCAAACGTTTCGGAAACGGCTGCGCATGCTGTCACACCGCTTAGGGATCGTGCCGCATCTGACGCCGCACCGGTTCCGCCATTCAGCTGCGACACTGCTGATCGAAGAGGGCTCCGATATCCGCATTGTGCAGGCTCTGCTCGGACATGCTAGCCTCAGGACCACCGAAATCTATGTAAGGGTTTCGAACACCGCGCTTCGGCGCGCGCTAGAAAGGGCCAATGTCTTAAATGCGTTAGTTGAGTAA
- a CDS encoding winged helix-turn-helix transcriptional regulator, with protein MDSILRLLMGPWTTYILWVLNDVGPQRFGALKRAVPGISTRVLTERLRMLQAAGVIWRDQTQTIPPAVTYGLTERGDDLRQVLESLGEIAQRWQSEGAFETGNVAAE; from the coding sequence ATGGACTCCATTTTGCGCCTGCTGATGGGGCCGTGGACAACTTATATTCTTTGGGTCCTAAACGATGTTGGGCCACAGCGGTTTGGGGCGCTGAAACGGGCAGTGCCGGGAATTTCAACCCGTGTGCTGACGGAGCGGTTGCGAATGTTGCAGGCGGCCGGAGTGATCTGGCGCGATCAGACTCAAACGATCCCACCCGCGGTTACCTATGGTCTGACTGAGCGAGGTGACGATCTGCGCCAAGTGCTCGAATCCTTAGGTGAAATTGCGCAACGGTGGCAATCTGAAGGGGCGTTTGAAACGGGTAATGTTGCTGCAGAATGA
- a CDS encoding DODA-type extradiol aromatic ring-opening family dioxygenase: MPRMPTMFIPHGGGPCFFMDWDPPETWNRQREFLADLPATLPDAPKALLVISGHWEEQQFTVQKNPAPSLLFDYNGFPPHTYELTWPAPGDPALSDRVQTLVEAAGFPCPVDEARGYDHGVFIPLKVAFPQADIPCVQLSLRSDLDPTAHIAVGRALAPLRDEGVLIIGSGNTYHNMQKMMRAMRGGVTDAVNGQEFDRWLSDTATRTDPAERDQMLAQWDAAPGARDANPREEHLIPLHVVAGAALADKGVKTLEDHVLGAVESAFTFG; the protein is encoded by the coding sequence ATGCCCCGGATGCCGACGATGTTCATTCCACACGGTGGAGGCCCATGTTTCTTCATGGACTGGGACCCGCCAGAAACCTGGAACCGACAGCGCGAGTTCCTTGCGGATTTACCGGCAACATTGCCGGATGCCCCCAAGGCGTTGCTGGTGATTTCAGGCCATTGGGAAGAGCAGCAGTTCACAGTGCAGAAAAACCCGGCCCCGTCGCTGTTGTTCGATTATAACGGGTTTCCACCTCACACCTACGAACTGACTTGGCCCGCGCCTGGCGACCCCGCGCTGTCCGACAGGGTGCAGACGCTTGTCGAGGCGGCCGGGTTCCCCTGCCCCGTTGATGAGGCGCGCGGTTACGATCACGGCGTGTTCATTCCGCTCAAGGTGGCCTTTCCGCAGGCAGACATTCCCTGTGTGCAGCTTAGCCTGCGCAGCGATCTTGACCCAACTGCGCATATTGCGGTCGGGCGGGCACTGGCGCCGTTGCGCGACGAAGGTGTGCTGATCATTGGTTCGGGCAACACCTATCACAACATGCAAAAAATGATGCGTGCGATGCGGGGTGGTGTCACCGATGCCGTGAACGGGCAGGAATTTGACCGCTGGCTAAGCGATACGGCCACCCGCACCGATCCAGCAGAGCGTGATCAAATGCTGGCTCAGTGGGACGCCGCCCCTGGTGCCCGCGATGCCAACCCGCGCGAAGAACATCTGATTCCGCTGCATGTTGTCGCGGGGGCCGCCCTTGCCGACAAAGGCGTGAAAACGCTGGAGGATCACGTGCTCGGAGCAGTCGAAAGCGCGTTTACCTTTGGCTGA
- a CDS encoding NAD(P)H-binding protein, with protein sequence MTNIQNGPFIVTGASGQLGRQVIDNLIAAGAGPIIAVSRSPEKLADLADKGIEARKGDFNDPASLSAAFAGGKRLLIISTDDLEPGKRLAAHKNAVAAATKEGITHIVYTSLTNPVEESPITFAKDHSDTEALIKDTSVDYTILRNNLYTDLVLMGGGQSIGMGQHFAAAAEGKTGYVTRADCARAAAAALMQETGSSVLDITGPAALSQSDIAAFLSEISGKDIPYIPISTDDLVQAMIGAGLPEFMAKVFASFDEAMAKDYLSVATGDLEKLTGQAGQSARDFLIANKAALLTPPAQ encoded by the coding sequence ATGACAAACATTCAAAACGGCCCTTTCATCGTCACCGGTGCATCCGGCCAGCTTGGCCGACAGGTCATCGACAATCTGATTGCGGCCGGTGCCGGTCCGATCATCGCCGTTTCGCGTTCGCCGGAAAAGCTGGCCGATCTGGCTGACAAGGGCATCGAGGCCCGTAAGGGTGATTTCAACGACCCCGCATCGTTGAGCGCGGCTTTTGCGGGTGGCAAGCGTCTGCTGATCATTTCGACCGACGATCTGGAACCAGGCAAGCGACTGGCAGCGCATAAAAACGCCGTTGCAGCCGCGACGAAGGAAGGGATCACACATATCGTTTATACGTCATTGACAAACCCGGTTGAGGAAAGCCCGATCACGTTCGCCAAAGATCACAGCGACACCGAAGCGCTAATCAAGGACACCAGTGTCGACTATACCATCCTGCGCAACAACCTTTACACCGATCTGGTGCTGATGGGTGGTGGGCAAAGCATTGGAATGGGGCAACACTTCGCCGCTGCTGCTGAGGGGAAAACCGGCTATGTTACTCGCGCCGATTGCGCCCGCGCCGCTGCAGCGGCCCTGATGCAGGAAACCGGTTCAAGCGTTTTGGACATCACCGGCCCCGCGGCGCTTTCCCAAAGCGACATCGCGGCCTTCCTGTCGGAAATCTCGGGCAAGGATATCCCCTATATCCCGATCTCAACCGACGATCTGGTCCAGGCAATGATCGGCGCTGGCTTGCCAGAGTTCATGGCAAAGGTTTTTGCGTCCTTCGACGAGGCGATGGCCAAGGACTATCTGAGTGTTGCAACGGGTGATCTGGAAAAACTGACCGGACAGGCCGGCCAGTCGGCGCGTGATTTCCTGATTGCCAACAAGGCGGCCCTGCTCACCCCACCGGCGCAATAA
- a CDS encoding glutathione S-transferase family protein codes for MKLYNANFSPNALRVRAVALELGIDLEIIEVDIRGGDNRSVEFLSMNPNAKVPVLADGDFVIWESRAINSYLASKKPERGLYPDDPKARATVDQWLYWQTIHLGPAIQKLSFERFLKAKFGMGEADQSVIDAELKNVDQFLAVLEFGLAGKDWIAGDLSVADFALASTFMYRVQSDISLDDLPNVAAWIERLEARASWKEAFAPVRALFGV; via the coding sequence ATGAAGCTTTACAACGCCAATTTCTCGCCCAACGCCCTTCGGGTGCGGGCGGTTGCCCTGGAACTGGGGATCGATCTTGAGATCATCGAGGTCGACATACGCGGCGGCGACAACCGCAGCGTGGAATTCCTGTCGATGAATCCCAATGCCAAGGTGCCGGTGCTGGCAGACGGCGATTTCGTGATATGGGAATCCCGTGCCATCAATTCCTATCTGGCAAGCAAGAAACCCGAGCGCGGTCTTTATCCTGACGACCCAAAGGCCCGGGCAACGGTGGATCAGTGGCTTTACTGGCAGACAATTCACCTTGGTCCGGCAATTCAAAAGTTGTCGTTCGAGCGGTTCCTGAAAGCGAAGTTCGGCATGGGAGAGGCGGATCAAAGCGTCATAGACGCCGAGTTGAAGAACGTAGATCAGTTCCTAGCAGTGCTGGAATTCGGCCTTGCGGGCAAGGATTGGATCGCGGGCGATCTTAGCGTTGCGGATTTCGCGCTGGCCTCGACATTCATGTACCGTGTGCAGTCTGATATCTCGCTTGACGATCTCCCGAACGTCGCGGCCTGGATCGAACGGCTTGAGGCGCGCGCTTCGTGGAAGGAGGCGTTTGCACCTGTTCGGGCCCTATTTGGCGTTTAG
- a CDS encoding Atu2307/SP_0267 family LLM class monooxygenase — protein sequence MQIGIYTFAESGADQAGSVSPSQRLRNLVEEIVLADQVGLDWFGVGEHHRPDYAVSNPAVALAAAATQTKNIRLSSAVTVLSSDDPIRVFQQFSTLDNLTQGRAEIMVGRGAFVESFPLFGHALDDYDGLFAEKLQLLMMVNEAEHISWPGTKHLPAVDHQGVYPRPYQDKLPIWLGIGGTPQSAVRAGTLGLPLALGIIGGEPVRFAPLFDLYRSAATKAGHDPAIFETSLNVHGFVAETSQAARDIYSGPHNEVMTRLGAERGWPPATREQFDTMSGPSGALFVGGPAELTDKILAHHEIFGFTRITIQMAIGRLDQKSLMNAIEILGTRVAPDVRKALGS from the coding sequence GTGCAAATAGGCATATACACATTCGCAGAGTCGGGCGCCGATCAAGCTGGCAGCGTCAGCCCTTCCCAAAGGCTGCGCAATCTGGTTGAGGAAATCGTGCTGGCCGATCAGGTCGGGCTGGATTGGTTCGGCGTTGGCGAACATCACCGCCCCGACTATGCAGTTTCAAATCCTGCTGTAGCGCTGGCAGCGGCGGCTACACAAACCAAAAACATCCGCCTTTCCAGCGCCGTCACTGTGCTTAGTTCCGATGATCCGATCCGCGTCTTCCAACAGTTTTCGACGCTGGACAACCTGACCCAGGGGCGCGCCGAGATCATGGTCGGGCGCGGTGCCTTTGTTGAATCCTTTCCGCTGTTTGGTCATGCGCTGGATGACTACGACGGCCTTTTTGCTGAAAAACTCCAGCTTTTGATGATGGTGAACGAAGCCGAACACATAAGTTGGCCTGGCACAAAACATTTGCCTGCGGTCGATCATCAGGGCGTCTATCCACGTCCCTATCAGGACAAGCTGCCGATCTGGCTGGGTATCGGGGGAACCCCACAATCGGCGGTGCGGGCCGGCACACTTGGCCTGCCTCTTGCGCTTGGTATAATTGGCGGGGAACCTGTGCGGTTTGCGCCTTTGTTCGATCTTTACCGCTCTGCCGCCACCAAGGCCGGGCACGACCCGGCCATCTTTGAAACCTCACTGAATGTGCATGGGTTTGTGGCCGAAACCAGTCAAGCCGCCCGCGACATTTACAGTGGCCCGCATAACGAGGTCATGACCCGACTTGGCGCAGAACGCGGATGGCCCCCGGCAACCCGTGAACAGTTTGATACCATGAGCGGCCCCAGCGGCGCGTTGTTCGTGGGCGGCCCCGCAGAACTGACCGACAAGATCCTCGCCCATCATGAAATCTTCGGCTTTACACGGATTACCATTCAGATGGCGATCGGGCGGCTCGATCAAAAATCCCTGATGAACGCGATCGAGATCCTGGGAACCCGCGTTGCACCGGACGTCCGCAAGGCTCTGGGGTCCTAA